One region of bacterium HR17 genomic DNA includes:
- the coxN_1 gene encoding Alternative cytochrome c oxidase subunit 1 produces MAHEVHAQTEVHHEPQSFWTRYIFSQDAKIIGIQYLITAFVMGFVAMVLSWLMRLQLGFPGKTFPWLEKLLPHAAQGGILNQDFYLAAVTMHGTIMIFFFITAAGTGGFSNFLIPLQIGARDMAFPFLNMLSYWVYLAACIVLIASFFVPGGPAGGGWTMYPPLSSVKEALMGSGWGATLWLIALALFIASTTMGSLNYITTVLNLRTKGMTMGRLPLTVWALFITAILGLLSFPVLFAAAVMLLLDRHLGTSFFTPYLVVSDKHIPHEGGNPILWQHLFWFLAHPEVYIAILPSMGITSEVLSTHARKPIFGYKGMVAAIAAIALLSFLVWGHHMFVSGMNPWLGTAFMTTTLLIAVPSAIKTFNWLATLWGGNIRFTTAMLFAIGFISTFATGGLTGIFLGNPPVDIPLHDTYFVVAHFHFVMGVSAVFGLFAGVYHWFPKMFGRMMNERLGKLHFWLTFIGVYFIFFPMHYLGFLGVPRRYYAFDQYDFIPQALVHNINVVVSVAAFIVGAAQLLFVINFIWSLFKGPKADRNPWKANTLEWQAPSPPPHGNWGDELPVVYRWPYDYSVPGAPEDFIPQTVPTVPARRGDGGDGKGGQASQ; encoded by the coding sequence ATGGCGCACGAAGTGCACGCCCAAACCGAAGTCCATCACGAACCGCAAAGTTTCTGGACGCGTTACATCTTCAGCCAAGACGCCAAAATCATCGGCATTCAATACCTCATCACGGCGTTCGTGATGGGGTTCGTCGCGATGGTGCTGTCTTGGTTGATGCGGTTGCAGTTGGGCTTCCCCGGCAAAACCTTCCCGTGGCTGGAGAAATTGCTTCCTCACGCCGCTCAAGGGGGTATCCTCAATCAGGACTTCTATCTCGCCGCCGTCACGATGCACGGCACCATCATGATCTTCTTCTTCATCACAGCCGCTGGCACGGGCGGCTTCTCCAACTTCCTCATCCCGCTGCAAATTGGCGCCCGTGACATGGCGTTCCCCTTTCTCAACATGTTAAGTTACTGGGTTTATTTGGCAGCCTGTATCGTTTTGATTGCCTCTTTCTTCGTGCCTGGCGGACCCGCCGGTGGCGGATGGACGATGTACCCGCCCCTCAGCAGCGTCAAGGAAGCCTTGATGGGTTCGGGATGGGGCGCAACCTTGTGGCTGATTGCTTTAGCCCTTTTCATCGCCTCCACGACGATGGGTTCCCTCAACTACATCACGACTGTCCTAAACTTGCGGACGAAGGGGATGACGATGGGGCGATTGCCCCTGACCGTTTGGGCGCTGTTCATCACGGCGATTTTGGGGCTGCTGTCGTTCCCCGTGTTGTTCGCCGCTGCCGTCATGCTGCTCCTAGATCGCCATTTGGGCACCAGCTTCTTCACGCCCTACCTCGTCGTCAGCGACAAGCACATCCCCCATGAAGGCGGCAACCCGATCTTGTGGCAGCACCTGTTCTGGTTCTTGGCTCACCCTGAAGTTTACATCGCCATCCTGCCTTCTATGGGCATCACTTCGGAAGTGCTTTCCACCCATGCCCGCAAACCCATCTTCGGCTACAAAGGCATGGTCGCTGCCATCGCCGCCATCGCGCTTCTGTCCTTCCTCGTTTGGGGACACCACATGTTTGTCAGCGGGATGAACCCTTGGCTGGGCACCGCCTTCATGACGACGACGCTGCTGATTGCCGTCCCATCCGCCATCAAAACCTTCAACTGGCTGGCGACGCTGTGGGGCGGCAACATTCGTTTTACCACTGCGATGCTTTTCGCCATCGGGTTCATCTCCACTTTCGCCACAGGCGGTTTGACGGGCATTTTTTTGGGCAACCCCCCCGTTGACATCCCGCTCCACGACACCTATTTCGTCGTCGCCCACTTCCACTTCGTCATGGGCGTTTCCGCTGTGTTCGGTTTGTTCGCCGGCGTCTATCATTGGTTTCCCAAGATGTTCGGACGGATGATGAATGAGCGGTTGGGCAAACTTCACTTCTGGCTGACCTTCATCGGCGTTTACTTCATTTTCTTCCCGATGCACTACCTCGGCTTTCTGGGTGTGCCGCGCCGCTATTACGCCTTTGACCAATACGACTTTATCCCGCAAGCGTTGGTGCACAACATCAATGTGGTCGTCAGCGTCGCTGCTTTCATCGTCGGCGCGGCGCAACTGCTGTTCGTTATCAACTTCATCTGGAGTTTGTTCAAAGGTCCCAAAGCCGACCGCAACCCATGGAAAGCCAACACCTTAGAATGGCAGGCTCCGTCTCCACCGCCGCATGGCAACTGGGGAGACGAATTGCCCGTCGTTTACCGCTGGCCTTACGACTACAGCGTTCCCGGTGCGCCCGAGGATTTCATCCCGCAAACCGTTCCGACTGTCCCCGCACGGCGGGGCGACGGTGGTGACGGAAAAGGTGGACAGGCATCGCAGTGA
- the ctaA gene encoding Heme A synthase translates to MTTINASAANRSKGNAWLHRFAVMVAATTVMLISAGALVTSTKSGDAIPDWPTAYGGLVPFYLAGGVLIEWTHRLIAGITAALVLVLTLWLAFSTSPRWLKALSGLALLAIIAQAVLGGLRVLVVSHERVQATALVITQAPHAEAVRIAFAIAHATLAQIVLALTFAIALFTKPFHQPDGASVPLLSSLRLTRLHAGTLALIALLFVQLLLGAVMRHTGAGLIIPDFPTAFGNLFPPFGNLPFDPNNPMRMSYNEFAFKVAVHFAHRVNGLLIALVIVALFVTVCRHAQWRDGAPLRKLTSWLLGLVLAQIVLGGLAVWTQLSVPVTVAHVAVGATLLGLSVVTFCQLLLTTQRETVAVTT, encoded by the coding sequence ATGACAACGATAAACGCATCCGCGGCAAATCGGTCAAAGGGAAATGCGTGGCTCCACCGCTTCGCCGTCATGGTGGCGGCGACGACGGTGATGCTCATTTCCGCAGGGGCGTTGGTGACCAGCACCAAATCGGGCGATGCCATTCCCGACTGGCCGACGGCTTACGGGGGGCTAGTGCCCTTTTACCTGGCTGGCGGCGTGTTGATTGAGTGGACACACCGTTTGATCGCAGGCATCACAGCAGCCCTCGTCTTGGTCTTGACGCTTTGGCTGGCGTTTAGCACCTCCCCGCGCTGGCTGAAAGCGTTAAGCGGTCTGGCGCTGCTGGCGATTATCGCGCAAGCAGTGTTGGGCGGGTTGCGCGTTCTGGTCGTCTCCCACGAACGCGTGCAAGCGACTGCGCTCGTTATCACCCAAGCGCCCCACGCGGAAGCCGTGCGCATCGCTTTTGCCATCGCCCACGCCACTTTGGCGCAGATCGTTCTGGCGCTCACTTTCGCCATCGCCTTGTTCACGAAACCGTTCCATCAACCAGATGGCGCGTCGGTGCCCCTACTTTCATCCTTGCGCCTTACACGCCTGCACGCTGGCACGCTCGCGCTCATCGCCTTGCTGTTTGTGCAATTGTTGCTGGGTGCGGTGATGCGCCACACCGGTGCGGGGCTCATCATCCCCGACTTCCCGACGGCGTTCGGCAACCTCTTCCCACCTTTCGGCAATTTGCCTTTTGACCCGAACAACCCGATGCGGATGAGTTACAACGAGTTCGCCTTTAAGGTCGCCGTCCATTTTGCCCATCGCGTCAATGGATTGTTGATTGCGCTGGTGATTGTCGCGTTGTTTGTGACGGTGTGCCGCCACGCTCAATGGCGCGACGGCGCGCCGCTGCGTAAACTGACGAGTTGGCTGTTGGGCTTGGTGCTCGCTCAAATCGTGTTGGGTGGGCTGGCGGTTTGGACGCAACTGTCCGTGCCCGTCACCGTCGCCCATGTCGCCGTCGGCGCCACTCTGTTGGGGCTCAGTGTCGTGACCTTCTGCCAATTGCTGCTCACGACCCAACGGGAGACGGTGGCTGTTACGACCTGA
- the ctaB2 gene encoding Protoheme IX farnesyltransferase 2 — translation MKTTAWVETDIGMQTGTAEGKTAAIAAKLADYLQLVKFKLTALVVITTALGYLIALRNPWVTVSGHFALTLLGALLVVGAANAFNQVRERDTDAVMTRTKWRPLPAGRMSVAEALLAAAGMAAAGLALLAWVTNGLTAMLAAVAMALYVFAYTPLKRKNEFCTLVGAVSGAIPPMMGWTAVRSELSPEAWALFALQFLWQFPHFWAIAWLHRHDYQKVGFHLLPVRGEPHAVARQTVLYTVATVLVSAYPLMAGEVTALYAVGATVLGTWFIHAAWRFYRHRSHRCAKTLLCVADSYLPLVLLLWLWTKG, via the coding sequence ATGAAAACGACAGCGTGGGTGGAGACGGATATCGGGATGCAAACGGGAACGGCGGAAGGAAAGACGGCGGCGATCGCCGCTAAACTCGCCGATTACCTGCAACTGGTCAAGTTCAAACTGACGGCGCTGGTCGTCATCACGACGGCGTTGGGTTATTTGATCGCGCTGCGCAACCCTTGGGTGACAGTGAGCGGGCACTTTGCGCTGACGCTGCTGGGCGCGCTGTTGGTCGTCGGCGCCGCCAATGCTTTCAACCAGGTGCGGGAACGGGACACCGACGCGGTGATGACACGGACGAAATGGCGCCCGTTGCCCGCTGGGCGAATGAGCGTAGCGGAAGCGCTGTTGGCAGCGGCAGGGATGGCGGCTGCGGGGCTGGCACTGTTGGCGTGGGTGACGAACGGGTTGACCGCAATGTTGGCGGCGGTGGCAATGGCGTTGTATGTTTTCGCTTACACGCCACTGAAGCGAAAAAATGAGTTTTGCACGCTCGTCGGCGCGGTCAGCGGTGCCATTCCGCCGATGATGGGCTGGACAGCAGTCCGCAGTGAACTGAGCCCCGAAGCGTGGGCGCTGTTTGCCTTGCAGTTTCTTTGGCAGTTTCCGCACTTTTGGGCGATTGCCTGGCTGCATCGCCACGACTACCAAAAAGTTGGCTTTCACCTCTTGCCCGTGCGGGGCGAACCGCACGCCGTCGCCCGTCAAACGGTGCTTTACACGGTGGCGACGGTGTTAGTGAGCGCCTACCCGTTGATGGCGGGCGAAGTGACGGCTCTTTACGCAGTAGGTGCGACGGTGCTGGGCACATGGTTCATTCACGCTGCGTGGCGTTTTTATCGTCACCGTTCTCACCGATGCGCTAAAACTTTGTTGTGCGTCGCCGACAGTTACCTGCCGCTGGTGTTGTTGTTATGGCTGTGGACGAAAGGGTAA
- the ctaE gene encoding Cytochrome c oxidase subunit 3, translating into MVSARARTLHMAGEPNMVRTKPKGTTVNIDDPGNGDGWSGDGWAQGGEGLPIPTARLGLWLFLGAATMLFAAFSSAYLVRMPMSDWRSVPKPPILWLNTLVLIFSSVTVQWAWVSARKGKLDALRNGLLVTTMLGALFVAGQLTAWRQLVAAGVYLQTNPASSFFYLLTAMHGLHLLGGIVALMWATAKAWRAEYTPANHLGVELCAVYWHFLTLVWLWLLILLSLR; encoded by the coding sequence ATGGTAAGCGCACGGGCACGCACCCTGCACATGGCAGGTGAGCCAAACATGGTGCGCACGAAACCGAAAGGCACAACGGTTAACATAGACGACCCCGGCAACGGCGACGGTTGGTCGGGAGATGGTTGGGCACAAGGTGGGGAAGGGTTGCCCATCCCGACGGCGCGGTTGGGCTTGTGGCTCTTTCTGGGTGCAGCGACGATGCTTTTTGCAGCGTTTTCCAGTGCCTACCTTGTGCGCATGCCGATGTCCGATTGGCGCAGTGTTCCGAAGCCGCCGATTTTGTGGCTTAACACGCTGGTGCTAATTTTCAGCAGCGTCACGGTGCAATGGGCGTGGGTCTCCGCCCGCAAAGGCAAACTGGACGCCCTGCGCAACGGGTTGTTAGTGACGACGATGTTGGGCGCTTTGTTTGTGGCAGGACAGTTGACGGCGTGGCGGCAGTTGGTCGCGGCGGGCGTTTACTTGCAAACGAACCCCGCCAGCAGTTTCTTTTACCTGCTGACAGCGATGCACGGGTTGCACTTGCTCGGCGGTATCGTCGCTTTGATGTGGGCGACGGCGAAGGCGTGGCGCGCCGAATACACGCCCGCCAACCATCTCGGCGTGGAGTTGTGCGCTGTCTATTGGCACTTCCTCACCCTCGTTTGGCTGTGGCTGTTGATACTACTGTCGCTGCGTTGA
- the cyoC gene encoding Cytochrome bo(3) ubiquinol oxidase subunit 3, translating into MHSETQAVPLEEVLKSDWGGGKSPFGVSWGKLMMWLFILSDAFTFGGLLAGYGALRVSSGRWPDTEHIFELFGQPLLLIAIMTFILVSSSGWMALAVHAAYSRDRRRTVRYLLLTCLFGLLFLGCQAYEWTHLIHEGLRPWHAPDHAPFYGVRNFGACFFTLTGFHGAHVLSGVIYLSIIALRVAKGVYEQRGSYEAVEIAGLYWHFVDLVWVFIFTFFYLF; encoded by the coding sequence ATGCATTCAGAGACGCAAGCGGTGCCGTTGGAAGAAGTGCTCAAGTCCGATTGGGGCGGTGGCAAATCGCCCTTTGGGGTCAGTTGGGGTAAGTTGATGATGTGGCTGTTCATCTTGTCGGACGCTTTCACCTTTGGCGGTTTGTTAGCAGGCTACGGCGCCTTGCGCGTAAGTAGTGGACGCTGGCCAGACACAGAGCACATTTTTGAGTTGTTCGGTCAACCGCTGCTGCTGATCGCCATCATGACCTTCATCTTAGTCAGCAGCAGCGGGTGGATGGCATTGGCAGTTCATGCGGCTTACAGCCGTGATCGGCGTCGGACCGTGCGCTACCTCCTGTTAACTTGCCTGTTTGGGCTTCTGTTTTTGGGGTGTCAAGCCTACGAGTGGACCCACTTGATCCACGAAGGTTTACGCCCTTGGCATGCCCCTGACCATGCACCGTTTTACGGCGTCCGCAATTTCGGTGCGTGCTTCTTTACCCTGACGGGCTTTCACGGAGCGCATGTGCTCAGCGGTGTCATCTACCTGTCCATCATCGCCCTGCGGGTCGCTAAGGGCGTTTACGAACAGCGGGGCTCTTACGAAGCCGTGGAAATCGCTGGGCTCTATTGGCACTTCGTGGACTTAGTATGGGTGTTCATCTTCACCTTCTTCTACTTGTTCTGA
- the pulG_1 gene encoding Type II secretion system protein G → MKRIAFTLIELLVVIAIVAILAAMLLPVLSAAREKARQTACLSNCRQIGLAFAQYSTDWDDRFPLTAHSLAGWADTAQPYIRNRQIYHCPSQTQPRISAYFMNLYLAGNQPFGSLSAIGKPASVIVIAEGADARTSDHFHPMCWGIPWDMAFCHGSDNAWAWDAIADETRELAVRRHQGGFNAVWVDGHAKWTLWRPTWWRDLARNIYAGAYDPRQ, encoded by the coding sequence ATGAAGCGCATCGCTTTCACGCTCATTGAACTCTTGGTCGTCATCGCCATCGTCGCTATCTTGGCGGCGATGTTGTTGCCCGTGCTCAGCGCGGCGCGAGAGAAAGCCCGCCAAACGGCGTGCTTGTCTAACTGCCGTCAAATCGGCTTGGCGTTCGCTCAATACAGCACTGACTGGGACGACCGCTTCCCGCTGACCGCTCATTCTTTAGCGGGTTGGGCGGACACTGCTCAGCCTTACATCCGCAACCGCCAGATTTACCACTGCCCAAGTCAGACGCAACCGCGTATCAGTGCTTACTTCATGAACCTGTATCTGGCAGGCAATCAACCCTTTGGATCGCTGTCAGCGATTGGCAAGCCTGCCAGCGTTATCGTCATTGCCGAGGGAGCAGACGCCAGGACCAGTGACCATTTTCACCCGATGTGCTGGGGCATACCTTGGGACATGGCTTTTTGTCACGGCAGCGACAACGCGTGGGCGTGGGACGCGATAGCGGATGAAACGAGGGAGTTGGCGGTGCGACGACATCAAGGTGGCTTCAACGCCGTTTGGGTAGATGGGCACGCGAAATGGACGCTGTGGCGTCCGACATGGTGGCGCGACCTCGCCCGCAACATCTATGCTGGCGCTTACGACCCGCGCCAATAA
- the ypmQ gene encoding SCO1 protein has product MSQWHRFAGLVAALTVIAALAGAFAHFWQQRGSALPVYWTVPAFQLIAHDGKPFGSRDLKGKVWVAEFFFASCAGICLDMNRNMARVQKAFADNPDVVLVSITVDPKTDTPEILREYRKNFGAIEGKWVFLTGDKKAIYRLARHGFKVAAAEVKPQEEGGATDFIHSDRFVLVDRQGRIRGYYNGTDKQQVQKLIADIHQLLRE; this is encoded by the coding sequence ATGAGCCAATGGCACCGTTTCGCCGGGTTGGTCGCGGCGTTGACCGTCATCGCAGCCCTCGCAGGAGCCTTCGCACACTTTTGGCAACAGCGGGGGAGCGCTCTACCCGTCTACTGGACAGTGCCCGCGTTTCAACTGATTGCCCATGACGGCAAACCCTTCGGGTCGCGCGATTTGAAGGGCAAAGTGTGGGTGGCGGAGTTCTTCTTTGCGTCATGTGCAGGCATCTGTTTGGACATGAACCGCAACATGGCGCGGGTGCAAAAAGCCTTCGCCGATAACCCTGATGTCGTGCTCGTCAGCATCACCGTTGACCCCAAAACCGACACGCCCGAGATCCTGCGGGAATATCGCAAAAACTTCGGGGCTATAGAGGGCAAATGGGTTTTCCTGACAGGCGACAAAAAGGCAATTTACCGCTTGGCGCGGCACGGCTTCAAGGTGGCAGCGGCAGAAGTCAAACCGCAAGAGGAAGGCGGTGCCACCGACTTCATCCACAGCGACCGTTTCGTCCTTGTAGACCGTCAGGGGCGCATTCGCGGCTACTACAACGGCACGGACAAACAGCAGGTCCAAAAACTCATCGCCGACATCCACCAGTTGCTGCGGGAGTGA
- a CDS encoding Chlorite dismutase, whose translation MMQTMAAWQRFAEMAAPLERPQLPRNIHKSTERLVFCYQFFKVCPEWWALSDAERQDGKRELVELVRTFERHLLIRPYSTLGLKATTDFMLWIISKEMRGVELFTAALGHSFVGRYLNRPYTYLTLTRPSIYLRHPTRHQEPQQERPQERQEQEFTGEAPYFFIYPFTKTHEWYQLPYEQRREMMLEHFRIGNQFPTVRTYTSYGMGLDDYEFVVAFEADDPNEFQECVMRLREAKARPYTLVDTPLWTCLKRTIDELVELVL comes from the coding sequence ATGATGCAAACGATGGCGGCATGGCAACGCTTTGCGGAGATGGCAGCGCCGTTGGAACGACCTCAACTGCCCCGCAACATCCACAAGAGCACGGAGCGGTTAGTGTTTTGCTACCAGTTTTTCAAGGTGTGCCCCGAATGGTGGGCGCTGAGCGATGCGGAGCGGCAGGACGGTAAACGAGAGTTAGTGGAGTTGGTCCGCACCTTTGAGCGCCATTTGCTTATCCGCCCTTACTCCACGCTGGGCTTAAAGGCGACGACAGATTTCATGCTGTGGATCATCAGCAAGGAGATGCGGGGCGTGGAGTTGTTCACGGCGGCGCTGGGGCATAGTTTCGTCGGGCGTTACCTCAATCGCCCATACACTTACCTAACGCTGACACGCCCGTCCATCTACCTGCGCCATCCGACGCGCCACCAAGAGCCGCAACAGGAACGCCCCCAAGAGCGCCAAGAGCAGGAGTTTACAGGCGAAGCGCCCTACTTTTTCATCTACCCCTTCACCAAAACGCACGAGTGGTATCAGTTGCCTTACGAGCAGCGGCGGGAGATGATGCTGGAGCACTTCCGCATCGGCAATCAGTTCCCGACGGTGCGCACTTACACGAGTTATGGCATGGGCTTGGACGACTACGAATTCGTCGTGGCGTTTGAAGCCGATGACCCCAACGAGTTTCAAGAGTGCGTGATGCGACTGCGGGAAGCCAAAGCCCGTCCCTACACGCTGGTGGACACGCCCCTTTGGACTTGCCTGAAGCGCACGATAGACGAACTGGTGGAACTGGTGTTATGA
- the menJ gene encoding Menaquinone reductase produces the protein MTVQRYDADVIVVGAGPAGATAARLLAEWGLCVLLLERKKMPRYKPCGGALTKRTLHLLAPLDISPVIEARINTLAIQAPDGDRFTLTLPEPLIVTVMRDRFDAFLTDAAVAAGTYLRQAETVLRCEQTSEGVIVTTTQRTYRARLLIGADGANSVVAQQLGLRPQRRAVSLVSELAPTTFPRWDGSAHLWFPSALRGYAWCFPKGAHLSAGIYTLSSTLPQWRTWLESYLAPLRLLDGFQRHHLHGHPVPLADKRAAFHRGNGLLIGDAAGLADPFTGEGISWAVLSAQWVAESALRVLTGEWRDLHGYTERLRAQVVPERQAALWFARILFALPRLSCRWFLRHDAVLRNFARLLSGEVTYRALWHKVMRKGFVLLHPASARNLAAVG, from the coding sequence ATGACCGTGCAGCGCTACGATGCCGATGTCATCGTCGTCGGGGCAGGACCAGCGGGCGCGACAGCCGCACGCCTTTTGGCGGAGTGGGGTCTGTGCGTGCTGCTGTTGGAGCGCAAAAAGATGCCCCGCTACAAACCCTGTGGCGGTGCGTTGACCAAGCGGACGCTGCATTTGCTAGCGCCATTGGACATCTCGCCCGTCATAGAAGCGCGCATCAATACGCTCGCCATTCAAGCGCCCGACGGCGACCGCTTCACGCTCACTTTGCCCGAACCGCTCATCGTCACCGTCATGCGGGACAGGTTTGATGCGTTTTTGACCGATGCTGCCGTCGCAGCAGGCACCTACTTGCGCCAAGCGGAAACGGTGCTGCGTTGTGAGCAGACAAGCGAAGGCGTTATCGTCACGACGACGCAACGCACCTATCGCGCCCGCTTGCTTATCGGTGCCGATGGAGCAAACAGCGTCGTCGCCCAGCAATTGGGGTTGCGCCCGCAACGACGCGCCGTTTCACTGGTGAGCGAATTAGCGCCGACAACTTTCCCACGATGGGACGGCAGCGCGCATTTGTGGTTTCCATCAGCGCTGAGGGGCTATGCGTGGTGTTTTCCGAAAGGTGCGCATTTGTCGGCGGGCATTTACACCCTGTCGTCGACCCTGCCACAGTGGCGGACATGGTTAGAGAGCTATCTCGCCCCCTTGCGGTTGCTAGACGGTTTTCAACGCCACCACTTGCACGGTCACCCTGTCCCGTTGGCGGACAAAAGGGCAGCGTTTCATCGGGGCAACGGGCTGCTGATTGGTGACGCGGCGGGCTTGGCGGACCCGTTCACGGGCGAAGGGATTTCGTGGGCGGTGCTGAGTGCCCAATGGGTGGCGGAAAGTGCGTTGAGGGTGCTGACGGGTGAGTGGCGCGATTTGCACGGCTACACCGAGCGGCTGCGGGCGCAAGTGGTGCCCGAACGGCAGGCGGCGCTGTGGTTTGCGCGCATTCTGTTTGCGCTGCCGCGACTGAGTTGTCGCTGGTTTCTGCGTCACGATGCCGTGCTGCGCAACTTCGCCCGGCTGCTCAGTGGCGAAGTAACCTATCGGGCGTTGTGGCACAAGGTGATGCGGAAGGGTTTTGTGTTGTTGCACCCTGCTTCGGCGCGCAACCTTGCAGCGGTTGGTTGA
- the cpdA_1 gene encoding 3',5'-cyclic adenosine monophosphate phosphodiesterase CpdA codes for MRMEGSLLAFGAVITALVGYGVWRSVFVEPYRLAVERRLVALASLPPALDGLTIALLTDLHLMPNGRGVELAERAVVLANAADPDVVLLGGDLVHWCGAVPHLIPVLRRLRSRYGVFAVLGNHDHHCPWRWRTPEPWGGRPLSPDEWRQVLAQAKVHLLVNEAVPLHINGATVWLAGVDDAYTGRADLLAALASVPDDAFVILLSHSPDIVDDPLIRRVAVVLSGHTHGGQVVLPLLGPLFAPCRDKWRRAQGVVRVGDTWLIVSRGIAAGVPVRFRCPPEVTLLTLRQSRPR; via the coding sequence ATGCGAATGGAAGGGTCCCTCTTAGCGTTCGGGGCAGTAATTACGGCGTTGGTGGGTTACGGGGTTTGGCGAAGCGTTTTCGTGGAGCCCTATCGGCTGGCGGTAGAGCGACGGTTGGTGGCGCTGGCGTCGTTGCCGCCAGCGCTGGACGGTTTGACCATTGCGTTGCTGACGGACCTGCACCTGATGCCCAACGGGCGGGGCGTGGAGTTGGCGGAGCGGGCTGTCGTGCTCGCCAACGCCGCAGACCCCGATGTGGTCTTGCTGGGCGGCGATCTGGTGCATTGGTGTGGAGCGGTGCCGCACCTGATCCCTGTCTTGCGGAGGCTGCGGAGCCGTTACGGCGTCTTTGCCGTTTTGGGCAATCACGACCACCATTGCCCTTGGCGCTGGCGCACTCCAGAGCCTTGGGGCGGGCGCCCGCTGAGCCCCGACGAGTGGCGACAGGTGCTGGCGCAAGCCAAAGTGCATTTGCTTGTCAACGAGGCTGTCCCACTGCACATCAACGGGGCGACGGTGTGGTTAGCGGGCGTTGATGACGCTTACACGGGGCGGGCGGATTTGCTTGCCGCACTGGCGTCTGTTCCTGACGACGCTTTCGTCATCCTGTTGTCCCATTCGCCCGATATCGTGGACGACCCGCTAATTCGCCGCGTCGCTGTCGTGCTGAGCGGACACACGCATGGCGGTCAAGTGGTGTTGCCCCTTTTGGGACCCCTTTTTGCCCCGTGCCGGGACAAATGGCGGCGGGCGCAAGGGGTCGTGCGAGTGGGCGATACTTGGCTCATCGTGTCGCGCGGCATCGCCGCTGGCGTTCCCGTCCGCTTCCGTTGCCCGCCCGAAGTCACCCTGCTGACGCTACGGCAGAGCCGCCCGAGGTAG
- the pilE gene encoding Fimbrial protein translates to MMVRTNARAHCVCCSASVAMRLLHPTARRRNGFTLIELLVVIAIIAILAAILFPVFSQAREKARQSSCLSNARQISMAMAQYSVDYDEMFPSGNHPDNTTCAGIPFRYGWRGWVVNALFPYVKNAQLFLCPSRSPGWGINFDANGARCTNAVINFTTYSYNYLGPAAIGNRIAAVLEPARHTFLWDSQNRWTDCGVVSGCGIWTNRDLCRYLGVERTNGNCGLAAAAAPDLNYTSWHMFGNNFSYVDGHSKWSKWDNVRWGDIVNRKSTNSDILNYDRPTVQAPDTQSGWPWM, encoded by the coding sequence ATGATGGTCCGCACAAATGCGAGGGCGCACTGCGTTTGCTGTTCCGCGTCTGTTGCAATGCGTCTGTTGCACCCTACGGCGAGGCGTCGCAATGGCTTTACTCTCATTGAGCTGCTCGTGGTGATTGCGATCATTGCTATTTTGGCGGCGATTTTGTTCCCTGTGTTCAGTCAAGCCCGCGAGAAGGCGCGACAAAGTTCGTGCCTTTCCAACGCCCGTCAAATTAGCATGGCAATGGCGCAATACTCAGTTGACTACGACGAAATGTTTCCTTCAGGCAATCACCCTGACAACACCACATGTGCCGGCATTCCTTTCCGTTACGGGTGGCGGGGTTGGGTCGTCAATGCGTTGTTTCCGTATGTGAAGAACGCGCAACTGTTCCTCTGCCCCAGTCGGTCGCCGGGATGGGGTATTAACTTTGACGCCAATGGGGCACGATGCACCAACGCGGTCATTAACTTCACGACTTATTCCTACAACTACTTAGGTCCTGCAGCGATAGGCAACCGTATCGCCGCAGTTTTGGAACCCGCCCGTCACACCTTTCTCTGGGACAGTCAAAACCGATGGACAGATTGCGGCGTCGTCAGCGGGTGTGGGATATGGACGAACCGCGATTTGTGCCGCTACTTAGGGGTAGAGCGCACCAATGGTAACTGTGGTCTCGCTGCTGCCGCTGCACCTGACCTCAACTACACTTCGTGGCACATGTTTGGCAACAACTTTTCGTATGTTGATGGGCACTCCAAATGGAGCAAGTGGGACAATGTGCGTTGGGGGGATATCGTGAACCGCAAGAGCACGAACTCCGATATCCTCAACTATGACCGCCCCACCGTCCAAGCCCCTGACACCCAATCGGGTTGGCCGTGGATGTAA
- the secE gene encoding Protein translocase subunit SecE produces MLRMRTAQQTLERRRVILPREGNLFERLRQFLQECWAELKLAQRPTRKEVVSYSLAVLTVVVASALYLATLDVLLARLLAWFHR; encoded by the coding sequence TTGCTGCGGATGCGAACGGCACAGCAAACTTTGGAACGACGCCGGGTCATCCTGCCCCGCGAAGGCAATTTATTTGAGCGGCTGCGCCAGTTTTTGCAAGAGTGTTGGGCGGAACTGAAATTAGCCCAGCGTCCGACCCGCAAGGAAGTGGTCAGCTACAGCCTTGCCGTCCTTACCGTTGTCGTCGCATCGGCGCTTTACTTAGCGACATTAGATGTGCTGTTAGCCCGACTGCTTGCGTGGTTTCATCGTTAA